The region GGAGATGAGGGGatgtgagagaaaaagcagaacgaaggaaagaaaagaatgtgCAAGAGAGATGAAGCAGAGAAGAGATGTGgagtttcattttctctctggttTTATCATCAAAGCGCAAGgacagctgctggaaacaaagtCATACTTGACGCACACATGTACAAGCAGACTTTATATTCAAATGTCTCAGGCACATGCTtgaataaatacacacagatggtgcttgtgtgtatgcaaCGAAAGGACGTCAAACCAACTTGTggtctctttcgctctctctctcaacacacgcacacccacgcacacccacacgcacacacacacgcatgcacaagAAAgagatttaaacaaacacatctttGTCTCATTGCACTCATCTGTCTAATTTGCTCCTGGTTCATATCACAGACTGATCCAATGATTCCTAGTGCTGCAATCcaatacagacaaacacacacacacacacacacacacacacgtacacacacattcatgtcatatAGTCAGCACAGAGACAACTCAGTAATGAGGATTATATTCCGTGTTTGTTTAACCCAACTAAAAAAAGTTGACTTCCATCACAGTGGAATAGCAGTAACACGCTGTACGTGTTATTTGGCAGACTTTCTGATCCATAAAGTGACACCGGAAAGCTTTCCAATGCAACCAGTCAGTGACCTCTGAGCAGCTAGAGTCGCTGGGAGTTTGAAGTTCAAGTGCACAGTGACAGTTGCAGTTGTTGGGGTCTGTCTCATTCACTTCCCTTTCTTAGCTGATGAATGTCTCTGTTCGCTTACTAGTACACTAAATTTATTTTGCGCCATTGTATTTGAGGTCTGAATTCTCAGTGTACAATATGCACTGCACCCTTTACTTATGGATTTTCTATGCGGTGTTTTGTACATTAATTATTCTATATGAAGCATGTTGGTGTTGATGTGTTTCTCCGCAGACCCTGGCCCCTGTAAAGATGGCTGACGTGGTGCAGCCTGACCCAAACAGCCTGCAGATCCCGGGTGAGTAACACATATAACACACACTGAATTACTATGGCAACCTGGTCAAAATGACTCACTGCTCCTTCTTTATCTTTTGGAGTCTGAACATGCTGACCTTTCCATATCCTTCTCCCACTTATATCAATCAAACCAGATTCCACTGACATTCCGGTCCTTCCCAGTTCAATACAAATATTCAGTCTCACATCTAGAGAGCTTCGGGACAAGAGCGTTTCCACCCTAACTCGCTAATCTCCACGATGAAAAATAAGGTGTTTTCTGCATCTGTGCTTGTATGTTAGTATCAACATCTGATTAAAGTCCAATAATTATTCTTTCCTTGCGATAAGAGAGTTTTCCCATGGCTGCATATCGCTTTAaacaacacagatttttttggctACTCCGTTCATTTTCCACATGGAGTACGTGCGGTGCTTTTCCAACGCTGAAAAACATATATAGcgagattttaattttttcttctcctctcttctccccacTTCTTCTACTCAATTAATTTCCAGGTGATAATTTATCAGCCCCTTCGTCACCCGCCACATCGAGAAATGACTGCAGCATCACGCCCCTCACACCCTCACCCTCGCCGGTAACTATGCACCCACACTCACCACACCCTTTCCcctttttacttattttgctTTATATAAAGCTCTTAAACACGAGCTTTAAATGCACATCCACTCCACTGTGGTTTATAATAACACCTACAAGCACACTTTAAGGTGAAGTGTAGACTTGAAACAAGTACCCCATGAACGCTACAATCTGTGGTAAAGAAATACATACACTTTGGCACtgttagaaaaaggaaaaagaaaaatgggtAACTTCCACAAGTACTCAAGAAACTTTAGTTAGAAAGCAGTAAAGGAGAagagtgtgggggggggcaactTTCGATTTCCAAGCCAAACTCCGAATTCCATGTTGTTTCCACACATAGTAAGTAGTTATTTCTGAAAGGTAAAGATACTGTAATATTTGGTAATTACATGTCCTGTATAAGACTTTAGTTTAAATCCAACCGATGCTTCCTGTCCAGACAGAAATTATAACCCAGAGCTCATTCACTCTGGTCTGGCTGTAAATAGtcacacacagtataaaaataatatgggcatgtttttcattatcttttttctttctttcttttcacaaaTCTACTTGAATATGAAAAGGCTGcatacagtgttttgttttgtatgtgaatATTACAATTAAATCATATAAacatgaagaagaaagagataaaTGAGCACAGGAGGGATTATGAGGAGGAGTTCTGTTCCTCATACTTGTACATTTCTGTTCCTGTGTAAACACACAAGTTTCTCTCTTTCCgtctgtctcattttctctcagagGGTGGAGGTCAGACCCAGGATGGCCTGTCCATTCTCTGTTGTCGTGGCGATAGATTTTGGAACAACCTCCAGCGGCTACGCGTTTAGCTTCACACAGGACTCAGAGGCCATACACATGATGAAGTAAGAGTCTGCGTGTATTTTTCTCCATTCTATTCTCttctattattttctcttcCTGACAGTTTTTCCCATCAATCCCCGCAGGCGCTGGGAGGGCGGCGACCCTGGAGTAGCCAATCAGAAAAGCCCAACGTGTCTGCTGCTGACTCCTGATTTGCGGTTCCACAGTTTTGGGTTTGCGGCCCGGGACTTCTACCACGACCTGGACCCGGAGGAGGCCCAGCACTGGCTTTACTTcgataaatttaaaatgaagatcCACAGCACAagtgtaagagagagacagagaaaatttAAGGAAAAAGGTGGAATAGAAGGGTAGAAGTGACAAAAAGCTGTCTGtacataatatataaatgtagactaaaagctttaaaaagtaacttaataccaggctgaaaagcagtgttttgctgACTTCTCTTGGAAGTTTCAAGTCTCTTGTACCTGTAATCAGAGCCAACAGCGATGTCATGGTGTACTAACACACCCGAGAGTACACTTTTTTTACATCACTGCGGCAAGatgagatgtaaaaaaaaaaaaaaaaagcactttagcttaaaaaaacaagatttaactGCTGTTTACCTGCTGTTTGGGTGCTGCTGTTTAAAGTTACTGTTTGAGCATCGGGAAAACAATTTTTCGTGCAGTAGCGTTTCAGCAGTTGCGGCTGTGTTTGATGCAGGACCTCACCATGGAGACAGAGCTGGAAGCGGTCAACGGACGGAGGGTCAGGGCCATCGAGGTGTTTGCTCACGCCCTGCACTTCTTCAGGGAACATGCTCTAAAGGTACACTTCGTTCCGGCTACATTTGAGGGCCGGAGAATAGTTTATGTACTGGACTTAATTGGGAGTGTTTTACCaaaaagaaagtattttttgGATTCTGATGCAGGAGGTGAAGGACCAGTCCTCATCAGTGCTGGAAGGAGAGGAGATCAGATGGGTGATCACTGTCCCCGCCGTGTGGAGACAACCCGCCAAACAGTTCATGAGAGAGGCCGCATACCTGgtagcaaaacacacacacaaattgaaacatactgtacatacattaaTGCATATAGAGGCAGTTACAGTTGGCATGAAAGAGGCTCCAAAAGTTTTACTGATCTGAAACaatcttttactttatttcttgtATTTGATACAGAGTTTATGCTTATCCTCAGCTCTTTCCCCCTACATTCATACAGTTCCATGTTGTATCACTCAAAATCAGTGGATTCAACTGGTTCAAAAACCTAGACGCAGTCTTCAagatacacataaacacacgtacatacacactcagAGGATGACAGAAGATCActtactacacacacacacacacacacacacacacacacacacacacacacacacacacacacacacatatctctcctcagtgtactgtacatgttagAATGACTTGTAGGAAGTGTGTGTACGTGGACAGGGATGCAGGGGTTCCTATCACTATACACATCAATGAGACTGGACcatcctgtgtgtctgtgagtctgGGTCCAGTTGTGCAGGGCATGTGCAGCAGTCAATGGGAGAGACCGTACACAACCTTTTACTCTTAATGTCATGCTTTACTTATTCCCTTTCAGTCACATACCCATGATCAGCCATCTGCCATTCACTCAACCTGgtacatacataaataatgtaacgcacacacactttcacatgcATGCTGACATATAGGCACACACGCCCTGCGCTGGCTCCTGGCTTGATGCCGTCAGGGTGTGTGTGCTTCCTGCtggtgatgatgtcatcaggagGGAACAATGAGGGAGACCGGCGTACAAACACAGGAAGCTGAGTCCAGGCCACcgccctgcacacacacacacacacacacacacacgcacgcacgcacatcgTTCCAGCCACTCAACTTTACTCCCAACATCAAGACtaatcctcctctcctctcctctcctcctctcgtAAATCCGTTTTTTATCCCAACAGAGAAACATTAGCCCATATCagtttctctccctttcaccCTGTATTTATGTTCCTTACATATGTTTATGTTGTACAGCTGTCcttcagcctgtgtgtgttttactccATGAGTTCCCTTCGGTCCTCTTTTTTACTCCTCGTCTTATTTCCTCTTCAAAGACTTGTCCTGCCCTCCATCCAAATCTCATCGTATACTATATAATGCCTGTTTGTTGTACAAGTTTAAATCTTACAAAGCATTCTAAATCATGATAAACAATGGTAAAATTTGaactggaaaatatttgaactgCTACCTTaatctctttttgtctttctcctttaaccacctctttctcttgttttctattgacaattttctctcttttgtccatgagccatatttttcttttttcgctTTTCTTATAGATAGAGCAGAAagaacacaaaagacaaaacggtaacatacaaaacacaacaatgtgCTCCCTTAGTGTCTATAAAGGTAGAAATTACTAGTCATGAGTGGGGATACAAACGACAATTACAGTCACAATTTTGTTCCCTAGTTTTCTCAATGTGGTTCGGAAAAACTTTACATCTCAAGGAATAAATACCTGCCAGCGTGCTTAGAGAAAAGCTTTCAGATTTTCGCATTTGGCCTCCTTCTTCATCAagcacctgtcaatcaaacagtcTGGGCAGAGCATAgattttctctttgtgtcaAGTTTGAGTATTAATAGGTCGTGTTATTTTCTTTAGATTAGTCAAAGttttagcttttcttttcatcttttctttgtgttttttgtcttctcattACTGAGCTGTAGATTACTATGAGTCGTGACTTACTTGAGACGTGACTGCCTAAAGACATGACTTGGACTTGGCCAAAACACTGTCCCTAGTTTTGGCCTGGTGCAGTCAGAACTCGAGATTTAACCAGGACCTGATCTGACTTGAGACCTGGAAGTAGTTTTAATTGCCAGCATTCAGAGAACTGAAAGGCTGGCAACTGACTTGTAGTTTGGTTTTGAAGACCTGTGACTTGGATACTACTACCAATACTACTAtgtctaactctctctctgtacaTCTATAATATCAAGAGAATAACAGGACACTAAATTTCTGCTAGTTActgtttgtctccctctctgtgtctctcttgtCCTCTCCAGGCTGGCTTGGTGACTCCCGACTGTCCGGAGCAGCTCCTCATTGCTCTGGAACCAGAGGCTGCATCTATCTACTGCCGCAAGCTCCGCCTCCACCAAGTGATTGACCTCAGCATGCAGCCAATCACAAACGGCCTCGATCTGGACGGGTCCCGGCCCTTTGACTCCAGCTTCAGACAAGGTagagtagagaaagagagagaaaaggagggagcgagagaaagtgtgtgtgtgtgtgtgtgtgtgtgtgtgtgtgtgtgtgtgtgtgtgtgtgtgtgtgtgtgtgtgtgtgtgtttttttttttttttcctgtggacATTGTCATTAGCATAAGCATGAAACCACACTGTGTTCCTGgaaatgttgttgtttgatCTCGCTCGGGGATTGTGGTTTTTGCACTGTGTgtataagagagagaaagaaggagcaCTGAGGCTAAAGATCGGACTTCAGATACTGCTTGTGGTTTGCCTCAGATGACTTTgcagttgtgtatgtgtgtgtgacgctgcacacaaacacatatgaaTTTGGACAGGCCATTTGTGTCATGTAGAGGAGAGATGGAAACATGAAcagtgggagaaagaggaggagagctgTTTTGAGACAGACCCCAGAATTCACATAAAGGGGGAAACATTCTGCCAAACCAGTCATTAAACTCAAAGGGTCATTATTTAGCAAAGAAAccattttttctatttctaattTAAACTGTGGAAAAAAGGCTTTGACTCTGTCTTCAGTGGGGTGTTTTTAGGTCACAGAGGTAAGCTGGAAATGTAAGTCTCCTGCAGcaccagaaaacacacaggatTCAGCAGAGCAAACACAATTCACGTCAGTATCATAAAACAGGCTATAATAGAGTTTAATTAGGTTTGTGAGGAtgcataaagaaagaaagtgcaTTTAAACTATGAGTAAATTGATGTACGTCAAAAGTGTGTACCAATACATTTATGCCTATTTTAATGTACGATTTAAAACATATATCTGCACCTCTTACTGGTTCTGTCTATAGCAACAGTGACAGATGAGTATTGTCGTATTTAGAGCTGTCTGTTATGCCAAAAGGATGGAAAAATAcatgttgattaattttttggccacttggccttgcaatgttgtaaaaaaacacaacaaatattatatatgtataacgTATAACgttaacgtgtgtgtgtttatgacgGTTCCCTGTTTCCTATTTCTATTTTTGGTGCTGCATAGGTAGTGTAGAGTCGATTtattgctgaaaatgaaaagctgtaAAGTAAGACAGTAAAGTTGTTGGTtcttaaaagcaaaacaatgagacgaaagacactaaaatgctccatagagctgaagggaactggtgataattctctgtgaatTTGACACTAAAGGTTACTTTTTTGACGCTATAAATATTCATTGGATCTATTGTTGATATAATAATTTCGagttgtgcagctttaaaagaaaactttcaaatggGGAATttacagagaggaaaaatactTCCAGAACCAGCAATTCCTTTCTCTTTGCAGCTACATAGTTAATGAATCAAAAAGCTTATCTGCAAAAAGTATGTGTTTGGTTATTTACAATAGAAGGAAAAAAGTGACGgctttaaataatatataactATTGACTGAGCGGTAAACTCGTCTCTCGGACATGTCGCCGTAAGCGTGCAGTAACGCTGCATAGAAAAGATTCAGCTACAGGAATATGCCACTAAAATGCAGCAAACGAACAAAGAGTGATTCCAGGCTGGGAAAAAGAAGAGTGATGCATAATTCAGCAAGCGAACATGCCGTCCAAAATCCCCAACACAGTCCCACTTATACATATGCaatcagtgacacacacacaaagacatttgCACACTAAACACAGGATATTGTAATTGGAACAAGGTGCAGTGAGACTATGATCTCAGCCCCTCCTGGCCTGTCATGCTCCCTCTCCTTCactcactttcatttttctctttttcccctccatctccCTAGCATTTGCtcccgctctctttctctccgtcaAACTGTCTTTCGTCAGGTCGTACTCTTTGCGAGGagactgcaaacacacacacacgtacgcacgtGCAAACATACACTCACGCAGACATGTTTACATACGCATACACTTGACATCACGGTCATGGTTTTAACTATCTTTAACTTTTCTTCCACCTCATTTCTTCTCCAAAGATAGCACTGGGGAGTCAGTAAAACCATGatacactctctcacacacacacacacacacacacacacacacacacacacacacacacacacacacacagagacaaacacaagcatgcattttcttttctgctgttgCATGTAAATGGTTTCCAGACTTGCGTTCCATTCATCACCCCCGTACAAacacgcgcatgcacacacacacacacacggatgaaATCAAGGCCTGTATGATTGTGGTGTTCTTTGTTCTGCTTCATTTAcaatgtacacacactcacacacacacacacacacacacagacacaaatatatTACCTCCTGCGTCATGCTGGGCTTTAACACAACTATAAGAGTACTTGCTTTCAAGAGAATGTAGGTCAGTATTGCTCGATGAGTCTGTAATCTTTACAACcaatcatttctttctttctttctttctttgtcttttttcttcttctaccACATCTGTTTTCCCTGCTTCTAGTGCTAATGGGGTTTGATGGGACGTagtaaaaaacacttttgcctaaattacacaaacacttcaCTCCAGACTGTCAAACCTATGACTTatgacacacacaatcacacacgcTTTTACATCAGGACCGCGGCTTCCCTTACAGCCTttccaaaagagagagagagagagtatctGCTCTGTCAAACAGGCTGTCAGgtattttgcatttctttcagATGTGTTTGATTGTGTTCTGCTTTTGTTGGCCTCCATCCATACTCTTAACCTGCCGGTCGAGAGCGAATACAAAATTGAAAAGTAAGACTGTGCTTCACTTCCAACAAATTGCTCCTGTCTTGCAAAAACATTATGATTCTCATTTTggtatatttttcttgttttctgggGATTGAAAGACTTTTTGTATTATATGTCATGACCTGCTGGGTTATGAAATGTGTTATAAACCTTACTATATgtagtaaaaataaacacattcatcTTCATAAGGTTGAAAGTGATTAtgtagctgtttttgtttgagctAGTGTGCATTGAATATTAGTCAAGCACAAGCTTAAGTGTCTGACCCTACAGTGTTtatacagaaagacaaaaaaatgtttgcaagcAGGCGAAGCAGTGCAAGGTGGTGAAAGGTGGTGATGTCTCTGAGGGCCCGCAGCTGGAGAGAATccacaaaattattttctttagaaAGCACTATTTCAGTGGGCTAAGAACCCCTACTTGTATCCCTGGGGCCCAAAAATCCTCTCTATGCCCCTGAAGCTTTCCCCTAAAGATGGATATAGACACACGATTTCACTCCAGGCTCACAGCACAAACAAGCTATAAACACTACATTGACATTTAAGCACCTTTTACGTTGATATAGCAAACTTAGCAAATACTTGCCTATGTACACATTCAGCAGAGAtacagcaacattaacattcactTTGAGTCATGCTCTTGGCAACCTGGTGAATGTAATCCACTGTCGTTTTAGTTCTTTTTTGGTCTAAACTgactcctgagagaaatatctgtgagccattgttaacataaaatattgattacagccACTTTTAATTACAGGGCTGGAACAGGTAGGTGATTAGCTTAGCCCACACTTAATGTACGGGGAATCAGCTGGCCTGGCTAACTACAAAGGAGTTATGTGCTGGAACCATTTCTTCAGGAACAACAGTTCCACTATCCATCTACTTTTTGCACAGCATCTCCTGCCTTAGCGCTGGCTGCCTGGTAACCGCCCTTGACCACAAGGCTCCACTCATGTCAGCTGGCCGTTGTTTTGCgtccagtcttaatgctaagctaggctagtaTCTACCGGAGGGAGaatgtattttcagtgaaaaaaagctATGTATAACCAACTATGTGACTATCCAAGGAAATACGTGAATGATGCCGAGTAGAAAGTaatctaaaatgtgttttgcctCGCTGTGACTTTTTGAACTGATTTAATGGCATAAATGATTTTGTacgtaagtgtgtgtgcaacagAGATTGTATCCAAAACTGAAGTATGTTGTCCacctgtgtgtatttatctttgtgtgtgtgtgtgtattgcagcGAGGGAGCAGTTGAGGCGATCCAGACACAGCAGGACTTTCCTGGTTGAGAGTGGAACCGGAGAGCTTTGGTCAGAGTTGCAGACTGGTAcggccttgtgtgtgtgcgtgtgtgtgtgtgtgtgtgtgtgtgtgtgtgtgtgtgtgtgtgtgtgtgtgacagaaagcaCCCACAATGAGAAGCAGACACACCTTTCATTCACATTTCTACTGACCCTCAGATTTCTACTTTTCCTTCCCATgtgtcatctcctctctctcctccattcactgtgtgttaacagtttttaatggtattgattaatcaactgatattttttttaaggttattataaattgatttattaccttttttttaaataaaattacatttgcatttaaactTTGGATTCATAAACTCAAAGTTTGTCAATAATTTGCcagttgattatttttccttCTGGCTTTGAATGATGACTTAATAATTGAACTTTAAAATGGAAtggcaaaattaattttaaaagacTTCTGAATAGAACTTTTTGATTTGCTATTTATTCAGGTATCCGCCTATTACCATTCCAATAGCACATTATTTGTTTATGGCTTTAACAAGTCCACCCCATGTAGCAGCAAGtggctctgattggctgctgcaTACATACTGGCCAATCAGAGCTCCTGTTGagtgtgaaagttcattcttgaccatAGGAACACTACTAAAGCTAAAGCACCTCAATAATGTGAGAGTATGGTCATAATATTTAAAGACTTTTATATAGGTTGTTCTTTTTACAAGAACTTTTACTCAGCAAGTTTCTACACTACCAAACACAACTGTCATTCACGACCACCGAATTTGCTCCAAGAGATGATAAAATCCTAACTAGGGACAATCGAACTAATCCATTTTGCTGGTTTTACAcacagccttttcttttttgttgaaCCATGACAAAAATCTGAGAAGCCACGTGTCCCTGTTGACCTTTTCTGCTCTCTTTCCtgcccacacactcacacacaggaagGACCCAACCCGTGGGACTCTCTGCCTCTGCACTGTAAACAAACCTAAGGAGTAGAAACCCTGTTTTACCCTCCTTCTCTTCTGATGTCTTCTCTCATCCCTccctgtatttttcatttttgtccatttattccttgcattctttctttttctcactcccTCGTACACTACCTTTTGCGCTCTCGTGTTTAGGGCGTGGTCAGCTGAACCAGGGTAGAACCAGCTCTTCTTGCTGATCCTatcatacataaacacacactcacggaGGGAGTGCAGAGATCACAGGTGCCTGAAGGTTGTTTATGCTTGAGAGTCAGCTGGTTGAAGAATTTCGGGGGGgaaacacacgcatgcacgcacgcacacacgcacacacaaacacacacacacacacacacacacacacacacatgcagacacacacacacactggaaacaTTCCACACAAATGAAGACACATTATCCTCCACAATGGATTCAAACTGATGAGCTTTATCAAGAACAACAGATTAAATCTAATAcaattgtgtgtatttgtgctctCTGTGTGTAGGTGACAGGTATATTGTTGCAGACTGCGGAGGAGGAACAGTTGACCTGACTGTCCATCAGATCGAGCAGCCGCAGGGAACACTCAAAGAGCTCTACAAGGCTTCAGGTACAGTTTCTTTACAATCTTCTAAAACGCAGAAATAACCACATTTCCAGCAGTTTCCAAAGCTCTACTTTCTTTCCTAGGCGGTCCGTACGGGGCTGTCGGTGTAGACCTGGCCTTTGAAGCCATGCTGTGCCAGATCTTTGGCGAGGACTTCATCCAAAGCTTCAAAGCCAAGCGTCCGGCCGCTTGGGTGGACCTCACCATCGCATTCGAGGCGAGGAAGCGGACAGCGGCGCCAGGCAGGGCCAACGCCCTCAACATCTCCCTGCCCTTTTCTTTCATTGATTACTACAAGAGACACAGAGGGCAGAGTGTGGAGGCCGCCCTGAGGAGGAGCAAGTGAGTGTGTGCTGAAGgagtgtgctgtgtttttgtgtgtgttgatgtatACGAGAGAGATGATAGGTGAACGTGTGAGTAATCTTTTAACAGTTTTGTGCATCCGTCGCAGTAAAGATTcaaactctcttctctctctgcatgtgtgtctgtgcgtgtgtgatgtgtgtgtcagtatgaaCATAGTGAAGTGGTCATCCCAGGGGATGCTGCGACTGACCCAGGAAGCCATGAACGAGCTCTTCCAGCCCACCATTGTCAATATTGTCAAACACATTGGTAAGAAACACTCACAAAGAGACGACCCCGGAATGCAGAGTTTATGTTTCAAGTTTAACCTGTGTGTTTACGTTCATcatacttaaagctgcactaatcacAATTAGCTGGTTTCTAATTTTGTCTGTGGGCTGTCTGAGTACACATTCTTGTTTGCTTGCAAATGCACAGTGTGAATGTAAATGGTACGAAAGGACAACGATAGAACATAACGCCATTTTCAGCCGTGtctcagacaaacaaaaaactggtataatattgtttttttaagcctCGTCCAGACAGAAGGCAGAAAAACTGAGAGTGACCTGTTTTAAATCAGTCACAATCTTTTGGTACGTTCAAAACCAGAGGTCTGGTTTTCTAGCATTTAGCCTTGCTGGTCTTCAGAGACATATGACAAAGAGTGAGATGCAAAAAAAgggttgttgtttcttttttacacgttttttgaaaaattttaaaaatacgaAGTGTAGCTGATAAAAAGGGAGTTGAAATCAatatccccccaaaaaacatcCGGAGTCATAGTACACCTACTCTACTCCTTCTCGTCTTTTCGcatgaacataaaaacacacattttgctCACACAATCACGGCCCAGTGAAATGAACTTATTTTAAAGatcttcctccttccctttccCCCTGACAGAGGAGCTGATGGCGAAGCCTGAGGTACGCGGCGTGCGTTTTCTCTTCCTGGTTGGAGGTTTTGCAGAGTCCCCCATGCTGCAGAAAGCAGTCCAGAAGGCACTGGGGCGGACGTGCCGCATCATCATCCCCCATGACGTTGGTCTGACCATACTGAAGGGTGCCGTGCTCTTTGGGCTGGATCCCACTGTGGTGAGGGCTCTGGAGTACCTTAGTTAGTGTGGGAGTAGCTCTTTGAGACGTTAACTAACAAACTCTCTCTCACAGGTCC is a window of Xiphias gladius isolate SHS-SW01 ecotype Sanya breed wild chromosome 12, ASM1685928v1, whole genome shotgun sequence DNA encoding:
- the hspa12b gene encoding heat shock 70 kDa protein 12B, whose product is MADVVQPDPNSLQIPGDNLSAPSSPATSRNDCSITPLTPSPSPRVEVRPRMACPFSVVVAIDFGTTSSGYAFSFTQDSEAIHMMKRWEGGDPGVANQKSPTCLLLTPDLRFHSFGFAARDFYHDLDPEEAQHWLYFDKFKMKIHSTSDLTMETELEAVNGRRVRAIEVFAHALHFFREHALKEVKDQSSSVLEGEEIRWVITVPAVWRQPAKQFMREAAYLAGLVTPDCPEQLLIALEPEAASIYCRKLRLHQVIDLSMQPITNGLDLDGSRPFDSSFRQAREQLRRSRHSRTFLVESGTGELWSELQTGDRYIVADCGGGTVDLTVHQIEQPQGTLKELYKASGGPYGAVGVDLAFEAMLCQIFGEDFIQSFKAKRPAAWVDLTIAFEARKRTAAPGRANALNISLPFSFIDYYKRHRGQSVEAALRRSNMNIVKWSSQGMLRLTQEAMNELFQPTIVNIVKHIEELMAKPEVRGVRFLFLVGGFAESPMLQKAVQKALGRTCRIIIPHDVGLTILKGAVLFGLDPTVVRVRRCPLTYGVGVLNRFVEGRHPRDKLLIKDGREWCTDILDRFVSVDQSVALGEVVRRSYTPARLGQRKIIINIYCSATDDVTYISEPGVRKCGTLTLDLPEPLPLPGAVGGAAGGGPERREIRATMQFGDTEIKVTAVDVMSNRSVRASIDFLSN